From the genome of Streptomyces sp. NBC_01341, one region includes:
- a CDS encoding AI-2E family transporter codes for MSVTLSSTKTRAALRVSARISGEMLVVLVMAAAVVWLLGRMWSVVWPLIVGLLLTTLTWPITRHLRRRGWPPALAASVVTVVFLLVAVGVAALIAVPVASQSGELADGVVEGIQRLREWASGPPLNIGDDQITGAFDSATSRIQDSIGSMVTTVVTGVSTVVNGVVTAVLAVFLMFFMLKDGPRFLPWLARQLPGRLATDVPTVAARGWATLGEFVRSQAYVGLLDAVLIGLGLWIVGVPLVLPLAVLTFVSAFVPIVGALFAGFVAVLIALVSNGLTDALIVLAIIVVVQQLEGNVFQPMIQSRGLGLHAAVVLLAVTLGGSLAGIVGSLLAVPVAALIAVVWNYLREQLSVPTQDPTQDPEAHASPVGSSS; via the coding sequence ATGTCTGTCACGTTGAGCTCCACCAAGACCCGAGCGGCTCTCCGCGTCTCAGCGCGAATCTCCGGCGAAATGCTGGTGGTCCTTGTCATGGCCGCGGCGGTGGTGTGGCTGCTCGGCCGTATGTGGTCGGTCGTCTGGCCGCTGATAGTCGGCCTGTTGCTGACCACACTGACATGGCCGATCACGCGCCACCTGCGTCGGCGCGGGTGGCCTCCGGCTCTGGCTGCCTCCGTCGTGACGGTGGTGTTCCTCCTGGTGGCCGTCGGGGTCGCGGCGCTCATCGCGGTGCCGGTGGCCTCGCAGTCCGGTGAACTCGCCGACGGCGTGGTCGAAGGCATCCAACGGCTGAGGGAGTGGGCCTCCGGGCCGCCGCTGAACATCGGTGACGATCAGATCACCGGCGCGTTCGATTCGGCGACCAGCCGCATCCAGGACAGCATCGGCAGCATGGTCACCACCGTCGTCACCGGAGTGAGCACCGTGGTCAACGGTGTGGTGACAGCCGTCCTGGCGGTCTTCCTGATGTTCTTCATGCTCAAGGACGGCCCCCGCTTCCTGCCCTGGCTCGCCCGTCAACTGCCCGGGCGGCTCGCCACGGACGTGCCGACCGTCGCGGCACGCGGCTGGGCGACCCTGGGCGAATTCGTACGCTCCCAGGCATACGTCGGTCTGCTCGACGCGGTCCTCATCGGCCTCGGCCTGTGGATCGTCGGAGTGCCGCTCGTGCTCCCCCTGGCGGTGCTGACCTTCGTCTCCGCGTTCGTGCCGATCGTGGGCGCACTGTTCGCGGGCTTCGTCGCCGTTCTGATCGCCCTCGTGTCGAACGGACTGACCGACGCGCTGATCGTCCTGGCGATCATCGTGGTGGTGCAACAGCTGGAGGGCAACGTGTTCCAGCCCATGATCCAGAGCCGGGGACTCGGCCTGCACGCCGCGGTGGTCCTGCTGGCGGTGACGTTGGGCGGAAGCCTCGCCGGCATCGTGGGCAGCCTGCTCGCGGTGCCCGTCGCCGCACTGATCGCCGTGGTCTGGAACTACCTCCGCGAGCAGCTCAGCGTGCCGACGCAGGACCCAACGCAGGACCCGGAAGCCCACGCGTCACCGGTCGGCTCCTCGTCGTAG
- the mihF gene encoding integration host factor, actinobacterial type, whose protein sequence is MTLPHLTAEARSSALKRAIAVRQERAELLADLKAGRISLHDVFRRSDPVVARTSVRRLLESLPRIGKIRAGQILREYGISETRRVRGLGAHQKHRLLTLFPDQG, encoded by the coding sequence GTGACTCTGCCCCATCTGACAGCCGAAGCCCGCAGCAGCGCACTGAAGAGGGCCATAGCCGTACGCCAGGAGCGTGCCGAGCTGCTGGCCGATCTCAAGGCGGGCAGGATCTCCCTGCATGACGTGTTCAGACGCAGCGACCCGGTCGTGGCCAGGACATCCGTCCGACGCCTTCTGGAGTCGCTTCCCCGCATCGGCAAGATTCGGGCAGGTCAGATCCTCCGTGAGTACGGAATCTCCGAGACGCGCCGCGTCCGGGGTCTCGGTGCGCACCAGAAGCACCGCCTTCTCACGTTGTTTCCGGATCAGGGCTGA
- a CDS encoding PRC-barrel domain-containing protein: MTDNIWGYQPTSGHTAGNDLIGYKVEATDGTIGKVDKHSDEVNSAYLVVDTGVWIFGKHVLLPAGTVRTVDQAERKVFVDLTKEQIKGSPEFDKDKHVGDAGYHDQVGGYYTSHRRV, encoded by the coding sequence ATGACTGACAACATCTGGGGCTACCAGCCGACCTCCGGCCACACTGCGGGCAATGACCTGATCGGCTACAAGGTCGAAGCCACCGACGGCACCATCGGCAAGGTCGACAAGCATTCCGACGAGGTCAACTCCGCCTACCTGGTGGTCGACACCGGCGTCTGGATCTTCGGGAAGCACGTACTGCTCCCCGCGGGCACCGTGCGTACCGTGGATCAGGCCGAGCGGAAGGTCTTCGTCGACCTCACCAAGGAGCAGATCAAGGGCTCACCCGAATTCGACAAGGACAAGCATGTCGGCGACGCCGGATACCACGACCAGGTCGGCGGCTACTACACGAGCCACCGCCGCGTCTGA
- a CDS encoding cation:proton antiporter domain-containing protein: MTTTGAVYGCLGLGALLAAVLPRLLSRRPVSPPMVFLASGVLVYALPLSLPLPQVDPTTHGVWVEHLTELCVIASLMGAGLAINRPFGRRPWATTWRLLGIAMPLTIAATALAAWWLLDWPPYVALLVAAVLAPTDPVLASEVRVGEPTDAEYDEDEVRFALTSEAGLNDGLAFPFVLAALALGASGQAWSTDWIVHWAWSDVLVRLVVGVVVGMGTGLLLGRVLFHAGAAPLRLAEHGEGFVALAATLTSYGLAESLHGYGFLAVFAAACTLRRCERGHDYHQVLHEFIEQIERLLMAVLLFATGAFIATGALTHLTWQGAATGLMLHLLIRPLTAWLALLRGAGARKERLVTAFFGIRGIGSFFYLAYACARGNFGSYEDEMWAVVVFTVLVSVVLHGAAASPVTARLDRKNGRKGDGLADRAAERLDRGDGAPRERV; encoded by the coding sequence ATCACTACCACCGGCGCTGTGTACGGGTGCCTCGGCCTGGGGGCGCTCCTCGCGGCAGTGCTCCCTCGGCTGCTGTCGCGCCGGCCCGTCTCCCCACCGATGGTGTTCCTGGCGTCCGGTGTGCTCGTCTACGCGCTGCCACTGTCGCTGCCACTGCCACAGGTCGACCCGACGACACACGGGGTCTGGGTGGAGCACCTGACCGAACTCTGCGTCATCGCCTCCCTGATGGGCGCGGGGCTCGCCATCAACCGTCCTTTCGGCCGACGGCCCTGGGCCACCACCTGGCGTCTGCTCGGCATCGCGATGCCGCTCACCATCGCCGCCACCGCCCTCGCCGCCTGGTGGTTGCTGGACTGGCCGCCCTACGTCGCCCTCCTCGTGGCGGCGGTGCTGGCACCGACGGACCCCGTGCTCGCCTCCGAGGTGCGCGTGGGTGAGCCGACCGATGCGGAGTACGACGAGGACGAGGTGCGCTTCGCGCTCACGAGCGAGGCGGGGCTCAATGACGGGCTCGCCTTCCCGTTCGTCCTCGCCGCGCTCGCACTGGGCGCCTCGGGCCAGGCCTGGTCGACGGACTGGATCGTGCACTGGGCCTGGAGCGACGTGCTCGTACGACTCGTGGTGGGCGTGGTCGTCGGAATGGGTACAGGACTGCTCCTCGGACGCGTCCTCTTCCATGCCGGCGCGGCACCGCTCCGGCTCGCCGAGCACGGTGAGGGCTTCGTGGCGCTGGCGGCGACCCTCACCTCGTACGGCCTCGCCGAATCGCTCCACGGTTACGGCTTCCTCGCGGTCTTCGCCGCCGCATGCACCCTGCGCAGGTGCGAGCGGGGCCACGACTACCACCAGGTCCTCCACGAGTTCATCGAGCAGATAGAGCGGCTGCTCATGGCGGTGCTCCTCTTCGCGACGGGAGCCTTCATCGCGACGGGCGCCCTGACCCACCTCACCTGGCAGGGTGCCGCGACGGGGCTGATGCTTCACCTCCTGATCCGGCCGCTGACCGCATGGCTCGCGCTGTTGCGAGGAGCGGGGGCCCGCAAGGAGCGTCTGGTGACGGCGTTCTTCGGGATTCGGGGCATCGGTTCGTTCTTCTACCTCGCCTATGCCTGTGCCCGCGGGAACTTCGGCAGCTACGAGGACGAGATGTGGGCCGTCGTGGTCTTCACCGTGCTGGTCTCCGTCGTGCTCCACGGAGCCGCTGCCTCACCGGTCACCGCTCGGCTGGACAGGAAGAACGGGCGGAAGGGTGACGGGCTCGCCGACCGGGCGGCCGAACGCCTCGACCGGGGCGACGGTGCGCCCAGGGAGCGCGTCTGA
- a CDS encoding DoxX family protein has protein sequence MARVVRRTPGSPLLLAGVLAAAGVAHFAVPRPFDAIVPRALPGSPRVWTRASGVVELALAAGLAVPRTRRLSARATALLLVGVFPANVQMAYDWRDRPAPARALALGRLPLQVPLFLWARAAGRSAAEQ, from the coding sequence ATGGCACGCGTCGTCCGCCGCACCCCCGGTTCCCCTCTCCTGCTCGCCGGCGTCCTCGCCGCGGCCGGGGTCGCGCACTTCGCCGTCCCGCGACCCTTCGACGCGATCGTGCCGCGAGCCCTCCCAGGCAGCCCCAGGGTCTGGACCAGGGCCAGCGGCGTCGTGGAGCTTGCGCTCGCGGCGGGACTCGCCGTGCCCCGCACCCGGAGGCTCAGCGCCCGGGCGACGGCGCTCCTCCTGGTCGGCGTCTTCCCGGCCAACGTGCAGATGGCGTACGACTGGCGCGACCGCCCGGCACCAGCCCGCGCGCTCGCCCTCGGCAGGCTGCCCCTGCAGGTCCCCCTGTTCCTGTGGGCCCGCGCAGCCGGTCGCTCCGCAGCCGAACAGTAG
- a CDS encoding metallophosphoesterase family protein → MRLLLTSDTHVPKRARQLPAALLEAVDAADVVVHAGDWVDVATLDQFEARARRLVGVFGNNDGAELRARLDEIALVELAGIRLGVVHETGASRGREQRCAARFPDLDVLVFGHSHIPWDTVAPGGLRLLNPGSPTDRRRQPHRTYMTAEVSGGQLVGVRLHRLPHPG, encoded by the coding sequence GTGCGGCTGCTGCTGACCTCGGACACGCACGTACCCAAGCGGGCCAGGCAGCTGCCCGCCGCTCTGCTGGAGGCGGTCGACGCGGCCGATGTCGTCGTCCACGCCGGTGACTGGGTCGACGTGGCCACCCTGGATCAGTTCGAGGCGCGTGCGCGGCGCCTCGTGGGCGTCTTCGGCAACAACGACGGAGCGGAGCTGCGCGCCAGGCTCGACGAGATCGCACTCGTCGAGCTCGCAGGGATCCGCCTGGGTGTCGTGCACGAGACGGGTGCGTCGCGGGGGAGGGAGCAGCGGTGCGCCGCCCGTTTCCCCGATCTCGACGTCCTGGTGTTCGGTCACAGCCACATTCCGTGGGACACCGTCGCTCCCGGCGGGCTGCGCTTGCTCAACCCCGGCTCACCGACCGACCGGCGGAGGCAGCCCCACCGCACGTACATGACCGCCGAGGTATCGGGCGGACAGCTCGTCGGCGTACGTCTGCACCGCCTTCCCCACCCGGGCTGA
- a CDS encoding TraR/DksA family transcriptional regulator, which yields MSDSSAFMSSSPVDPDRVRARLAAERADTLVRIASLSREYDGIVEANALVAIDDEHDPEGSSTAFERSHIASLRAQARSFLDELDQAAQRLDEGDYGVCEDCRGPIPEERLLARPAASTCVRCAAAGRR from the coding sequence ATGAGTGATTCGTCCGCTTTCATGTCTTCCTCGCCGGTCGATCCCGATCGTGTGCGTGCCCGCTTGGCGGCCGAGCGGGCCGACACGCTCGTGCGCATCGCCTCCCTGAGCCGCGAATACGACGGGATCGTCGAGGCGAACGCCCTTGTGGCGATCGACGACGAGCACGACCCCGAAGGGTCGAGCACGGCCTTCGAGCGTTCCCATATCGCGTCACTGCGGGCGCAGGCCCGCAGCTTTCTGGACGAACTGGACCAGGCGGCGCAACGGCTGGACGAAGGCGACTACGGGGTGTGCGAGGACTGTCGCGGACCGATCCCCGAAGAACGTCTGCTGGCACGCCCGGCGGCGAGCACCTGCGTACGCTGCGCCGCGGCCGGCCGCCGCTGA
- a CDS encoding GNAT family N-acetyltransferase has protein sequence MSSLTSSLPERLELSGEGLVLRDWSERDLTEMPAIFDHPDIAHWTPIVSPFDETAARKRLKRARQLREEGTTILLAITVDGGAPLGEVMLRRAPEGTEIGYAVGPAHRGQGLAARAVRVMAAYAFEQLGAEQVILELEADNAASVAVAGRAGFGLLDLPLIEGEEKGRPFALQTWGLNRPPA, from the coding sequence ATGAGCAGCCTCACGTCGTCCCTGCCCGAACGGCTCGAACTCTCGGGCGAGGGTCTCGTTCTCCGCGACTGGTCGGAGAGGGACCTGACAGAGATGCCGGCGATCTTCGACCACCCGGACATCGCGCACTGGACTCCGATCGTCTCGCCCTTCGACGAGACCGCAGCCCGTAAGCGGCTGAAGCGGGCCAGGCAGCTGCGCGAGGAGGGTACGACCATTCTCCTCGCCATCACCGTCGACGGCGGCGCACCGCTCGGCGAGGTGATGCTGCGCCGCGCCCCCGAGGGAACGGAGATCGGTTACGCGGTCGGCCCCGCGCACCGCGGCCAAGGGCTCGCGGCACGGGCGGTGCGTGTGATGGCCGCCTACGCCTTCGAGCAGCTGGGTGCGGAGCAGGTCATCCTGGAACTGGAGGCCGACAATGCCGCCAGCGTCGCCGTCGCCGGCAGGGCGGGCTTCGGACTCCTCGACCTCCCGCTGATCGAGGGCGAGGAGAAGGGACGGCCGTTCGCGCTGCAGACGTGGGGGCTGAACCGTCCCCCCGCCTGA
- a CDS encoding thioesterase II family protein gives MDRSATPQPRRADGWITGPQRRTAPAVRLFCLPYAGGAASAYARWPASFGGEVEVCGVELPGRQSRFGEQPFTRMGMLVDALASAVEPELKLPYALFGHSMGSLVAFELARELHRRGIPGPRVLFVSGGPAPQSRQARPRVHDRSDAIVIDRMRSLGGLSEEILAETELLELLLPTIRADFELLDTYAYRPGPPLACPVVAFSGTEDQAVPAARVEAWHEQTSAAFTHHELPGGHFFLRSAQEPLLQRVRASLAEACAPGDPHNGPERGHTPA, from the coding sequence GTGGATCGAAGCGCGACGCCGCAACCGCGACGGGCCGACGGCTGGATCACCGGTCCGCAGCGCCGGACCGCACCGGCCGTGCGGCTCTTCTGTCTCCCCTACGCCGGGGGTGCGGCCTCCGCCTATGCCCGGTGGCCCGCCTCCTTCGGCGGCGAGGTGGAGGTCTGCGGCGTGGAACTTCCGGGGCGCCAGTCGCGATTCGGTGAACAGCCCTTCACCCGGATGGGGATGCTGGTCGACGCCCTGGCATCGGCTGTCGAACCCGAACTCAAGCTGCCCTACGCTCTTTTCGGACACAGCATGGGATCGCTGGTGGCGTTCGAGCTGGCGCGTGAGCTGCACCGGCGCGGTATCCCCGGGCCACGGGTGCTCTTCGTGTCCGGCGGCCCCGCGCCGCAGTCGCGGCAGGCACGGCCCCGGGTCCACGACCGGTCGGACGCGATCGTGATCGACAGGATGCGTTCACTGGGCGGGCTCTCCGAAGAGATACTCGCCGAGACCGAACTCCTGGAACTCCTGCTGCCGACGATCCGTGCGGACTTCGAGCTCCTCGATACGTACGCCTACCGTCCGGGTCCCCCGCTCGCGTGCCCGGTCGTGGCCTTCTCCGGGACGGAGGACCAGGCGGTGCCGGCCGCCCGGGTGGAGGCCTGGCACGAACAGACGTCGGCAGCCTTCACCCACCACGAGTTGCCGGGCGGTCACTTCTTCCTGCGCAGCGCACAGGAGCCGCTCCTGCAGAGGGTCCGCGCGTCGCTGGCGGAGGCGTGCGCCCCCGGGGACCCGCACAACGGCCCCGAGCGGGGCCACACCCCTGCGTAG
- a CDS encoding DIP1984 family protein, whose amino-acid sequence MKLAEALAERAEAVRRVEQLRSRVVSSARYQEGETPAEDAGLLLAEAGEVLGALETLMARINRTNSAVDMGADGTLTDALARRDVLRLRHSVVTAAADAAAGTAERGYGRQLRSELMMLSALPVAELRGQADALAREIREIDVRIQRTNWEVDLRD is encoded by the coding sequence GTGAAGCTCGCTGAGGCACTGGCGGAACGGGCGGAAGCCGTGCGCCGCGTGGAGCAGTTGCGCTCACGCGTGGTGAGCAGTGCGCGGTACCAGGAGGGTGAGACGCCCGCGGAGGACGCAGGTCTGCTGCTGGCGGAGGCGGGTGAGGTGCTGGGCGCCCTCGAGACGTTGATGGCGCGTATCAACCGGACCAACTCCGCTGTGGACATGGGTGCGGACGGCACGCTCACCGACGCGCTGGCGCGGCGGGACGTCCTGCGGTTGCGCCACTCGGTGGTGACCGCGGCCGCCGACGCCGCAGCGGGTACGGCCGAGCGCGGGTACGGGCGGCAGCTCCGATCCGAGCTGATGATGCTCTCGGCGCTTCCGGTCGCGGAGCTGCGCGGCCAGGCGGATGCGCTCGCGCGGGAGATCCGCGAGATCGACGTACGCATCCAGCGCACGAACTGGGAGGTGGATCTGCGGGACTGA